In the genome of Campylobacter avium LMG 24591, the window ATCTTTTTGCAATATAGATGATAGAAACAAAATTAAATACATAGAAGTTCGTCCATTCCATCCATGTAAATTTTCTTGATTTATACTTTGCATATGCTTAAAATTTATTTTGCAAGTGTAATGAGATGAAAGCTTTTCAGCAAGTAAATAGAATTTTTCTTTTACACTATCATTAAAATCATAATCTGTTAGTATATGAAATACTATACCTTCTTGTTTATCTTCATACTCTTGATTAAAATCTGTTTCTATATAATCATGGTTTTTATGCTCATAAGTGTTTAAGTCGCATCCGAAAAAATCAATAAATCTTTTATTTTTATCTATCTTAGATATTACATTGTTTATTAAAACAGCAGCTTGATTGATATACATATCGCTCACTGCTAGTATGATATTAAACATTCTTTTTTCCTTATAATTCTTCTTTTCAATTTTTATCGTCTCTAAGTTGTCTAGCTTTAAATTCCTTAGCTATGCGGCAAGCAACAAATGGGAATTTGATAAAGCCCCCCCCCCCATTTATTTTTCCAAGCCTTTATTAGTTCTACTCCTAACTGATATGATAGATGTTTTTTGTAGGATTGGTCTTTGATTGTTATAACTTCGTTTTTGTTTTGGATTTTTTGTTCTGTGAAAGAGCTTAACTGTTGCTTTACATGCAAAACTTGCTCCGAAAAGTCATTTAAATTACTTTCTTTTTGTTTAACTTGCTCAAAAATATCTCTTATCTTGTGTGATAAGATATTCAAAGCATAATTTTGAATATATCTTTCATTCTCTTGTTTTAAATTTTTAAAATATTCCTCAAAATATGGTGTCTTTAAAGCAGTATCCCACCATAAGTTAAAACAAGCATACTCTATCATTTCATTATTTAAGCCAAATACATTATGCCAGTAAATGGGCTTATCCCAAGGTTTCATACACCAGCCTGAATAATGGAGCACCTTAGCATTTTTCAAAAACTTTTTATAAAAATCTAAAGAATAAAGAAAATATCCGCCGTGAGATTCAAATTTATACATAGCATCACTTTCAAAAGTATCTTGCATATAATGACCAAGTACAAAATTATAAGAAAGTGGAAGTTTGATTCTGTCTTTTATGATAAAGTTATATATAAGCTCTTCTGGAGCATGCGTAATCTCATAATTATCCAAAATATCAAAGAATTTTTTATTTATGTCTTGTTTTTTATAATTTTTTAAAGAAACAAGAGAAAAGGCTATATTGTACCATTTGGAATTAAGTTTTAGTTCTGTTGTTTTATCAATACTATTGATACTCACTCCAACTCCTGTTCCTAACGCAACGCTGGCCATAACTTTTTCTTCTAGATTTATCGCAAAAAGCTCTCGCAAATCACATAAAATATGCATATCTAAATCAACATACAAAATATAATCAAGCTTGTTTTCAAGCTCTACAAAAGCCAGAGTCTTCATATAAGTAGCGTAAGAGCCATTCCAAGAAGTAAGATGTTGTTTTTTAAAGATGTTTTCATCTCTTTCATAAAAGACAATCTTACAAGGGTAAATTTCAGATAGTTTTTTAGATAATAAATAAAATTTATCTTTCAGATCATCTTTAATCTTTCCTTCTGTGTATATATGAAAGATATAACCCTCTTCTTGATTTAACACTTCTTCGCTTTTAGGATCTTTTACCTTTAAATAATCGTGGTTCTGATGAGAGTAGCTATTCAAAAGATAAGGATCGCAAAAATCTTTAAATTTTTTACTTGTATCTGTTTTTAATATGATATTGTTTATCAAAACAGCTGCATAGCTGATTTGCTCTTTACTTGAATTTAATAATATATCAAACATTAGCATCCTTTGAAATTTAATAAAATCATCTTTTTAAACTCAAAGCTTATCCCTTTTTCTCCTCCACTCTTTATATACTTTACTTACTCTAAATAAAAAAGTAAAAGGGTGTTTTACAAGGGTATTTCCTAGTTTATAAGTTAGATAGTTTTTTATCTTTAAGGCTTCTTTATAATCAGAGTAGTAGTTATGTAAAGGCTCAGGTCTTATACTAGCATTAGAATAAGCCAGTAAGTGATTTAAAAGTCTTGAAAGTAGATGAGCCATATAAATAAAAATTAAGCTTAAAGGTAAGAGTAAAATTTTAGCTTTATTCTTTTTTACAGACATAAGCTCTTGTCCTAGTTTATATGATAAATGGCTTTGAATTTGGTTTTTTGCTCCTGCTTTGTAAGGATTAGCTAAGGCTTTATATAAAATTTCCTCATAAAAAGGAGTTTTTCTAGCGTAGCTCCACCAAATGTCAGCTTTTTCTATATAGGGTAAATTCCAAGGCTTTGCAGGACCTGCATAATGCACTATAAAGGCTTCTTTTCTTATGTTTTCATACTCTTTTATCTCTTCTTGGCTTAAAGTTTCACTCAGTATAAAAGGATTATGCTTTACTAAGCTTTCTTGTATGTTAAGATCAAAATTAAAGCGATTATCTATATATAAAACCTTATTTTTAAGGGTATAGTTTAAAACACACTGATCTACAATCTTAGGTTTTTTTACGACATTTTGTAGATTATAAATTAAAAGCTTTGAAATATTTTCCTTTCTAAGCTTTTCAAGATTTAAAAGCAAAATTCCAGCTTGAAAATATGGAGTGTCTTCATCTAGTTTTAAGCTCTTGCTAAGATAAGACTTCATCTTTTTATCTTTAGCACTTATTATCTTTATGTATATGTCTTTAGTAGCCGCTAAGAACTTATCTTTTAAGTCTATTTTAAAAAGTTCGTATATATCTTTTTTGACAATTATATCGCTATCTAAATATAAAGCTTTTTTATAATTTTTTAAAATATCAGCTAGAAAAAACCTGTAGTAAGTAGCAGTAGAGTAATGCCCACCAACCTTAAATAAATCATTATAATTATGTGTGTATAACTGGATATTTATAAATCTTAAGGAAAAATTACTCCTACGACACTGAAGCTTTAATCTAGACTTATAAGTTTCGTTAATGTCATCATCAAGTATTATGATGTCATAATTTCTTTCATTACTGGAATTTTCTATAATGGACTGCAGTGTTACGCTTAGATAATCAGCGTAGTTGTTATCACAAGCAAAGACAAGGGCTATATTATCCTTTTCAAAGGCTGGGTAAAGCTCTTTTTCTAGGTCTGTATTTAGCAAAAGTGCTATTGGAAGTTCTTTTATATCTTTGCCTTGCTTTTTTAAAAGCTCGTAGTAAAAGCCAGTGATACTTTCTGATAAAAATCCTATGGCTCTTTGAAATTGAGTATTTCTAGCTGTATAGTCTATCTTTTCGTGTAGCTTAAAGCATATATCAAAGATAAATTCGCAGTATTTAAAGAAGAGTTCTTTTTTCATTATAAACATATTTGCAAAATACGCCTTATGCCCATTTGCATAATCCTCAAAGAGGGCAAAATTTTCTTTTAAATTTGAGTTTATAAAATCAGATAAAAGATCAAAATCCTTATCTATGTGGCTTATATAGTTTTTATACTGCTCCTCTACACTTTCAGCAAAAGAAGCGTGATGAGCCACCATAATGTCATTGTTTGCAAGAAGCTTATAAAGTCTTTCTTTGTAGTTTGCAGTGTGATTGTAATAGTATTTATTATAGCCTGAAAATATAAGCCACTTAGGCTCAAACTTAGGATTCTCATCAAACACAAACTGCCTTCTATAATGCATAAAGCCTATATAATCAGGATTGCCTAATTTATCATAATTTTTCCAAGCCCAATATATACCTGTTAATTCACAAAAATATCTATTAAGATGAGAGATATTATCTCCTGTATCATCTCCTATCATATTTTCACACATCCATTCATAATCTTCTTGTGATAATTTTCCATCCTTAGAAGCCTCAGTAGCTAAAGCTCTACCTAAATGTATAGGAGTAAGAATTTCATCCTTAAGTAAGACTGCAGGTTTATGATAGCCTACTAATATTTTTATAGAAGGTTTATTATCTTTTTCTTCTTTTATATTATTTAAATTTTTATCATCAAAACTGCTATCCATAGACTTTAAGCTTTCTTCTTGCATTTAGATAAATCCTTTCGTTTTTCTTTTTCTTAAATTCATAGAAAATGTTTTTCTTTTTATTTTTTTAAGTTTTTAAATACTTTTTATATTTCTTTCTTTAAAAGCTTTCAAACATTTAAATTCAAGGCTTTTGATTTTATTTTTCAATTTTTTCATTTTGTATTGAAAATGGCTGTTTTCAAACTTTTTTATTTTATGTATTTTTAAGAATTTGCATTTTTAAGAAGTTCTTTTAAAAGGATTAAGATTTAAATTTCTATTTATATAAAGACTTAAAAAGACTTAAATTTTTTATCTTTAAAATATCTTTTAAAGCTTGATATTTACAGACTTAACAATACTTTAAAACTTGTTTTTTTTTTTTTTTGAATTTTGGGTTAGAAATTGGGAAATTTTTTAAATAATTTTTATAAAAATTAAAATCCACAGAAAGCTAATTATTTAAATTTGCTACTACTAAAAACCTAGCTTACTACATCTAATTTTAACAATCCTTAAACGAACATAAAATAAAAAAGTTTGAAAACAGCCATTTTCAATACAAAATGAAAAAATTGAAAAATAAAATCAAAAGCCTTGAATTTAAATGTTTGAAAGCTTTTAAAGAAAGAAATATAAAAAGTATTTAAAAACTTAAAAAAATAAAAAGAAAAACATTTTCTATGATTTAAGAAAACAAAAACGAAAGGATTTATCTAAATGCAAGAAGAAAGCTTAAAGTCTATGGATAGCAGTTTTGATGATAAAAATTTAAATAATATAAAAGAAGAAAAAGATAATAAACCTTCTATAAAAATATTAGTAGGCTATCATAAACCTGCAGTCTTACTTAAGGATGAAATTCTTACTCCTATACATTTAGGTAGAGCTTTAGCTACTGAGGCTTCTAAGGATGGAAAATTATCACAAGAAGATTATGAATGGATGTGTGAAAATATGATAGGAGATGATACAGGAGATAATATCTCTCATCTTAATAGATATTTTTGTGAATTAACAGGTATATATTGGGCTTGGAAAAATTATGATAAATTAGGAAATCCTGATTATATAGGTTTTATGCATTATAGACGCCAGTTTGTGTTTGATGATGAAAAATATTTCAATGAAAATAGACAGTTCGCATACAATCATATATTATCCATTAAAGAAAAATTAAAATTTGACAACAAGTTTTTAGCTTACGATTTGATTATCCCATATAGCGAAAATGTGGTCTCAAGGGGATATAAAAACGTAAGAGATCAATTTTATAAATCACCGCATCATAATATTAAAGATTTAGAACTGGCTATTGATTATATAGAGCACAAATACTCTCAAATGTCCTACGCATTAAAAACATACTTTTATGGCTCTTGTGGATATTTTTATAATATGTTTGTGCTCAAAAAAAATTTGTTTTTCAAATACTGTGAATTTATATTTGAGCTTGGATTTGAACTACAAAATTTAATCAAAGATGAAAGAAGCATAGCATTTGTTTTAGAAAGGATAAGTGGTTTTTATTTTTATTATATAAGCTTATATAATCATATTAAATTTTATGAACTTCCTGTTGCTTATATTGAAAATACAGATTTTATAGAGCCAATATATGAAGATCCTTACGTCCCGATAGTTTTTTGCACTGATGATAATTATACTTTATATACTTGTGTTGCCATTAGGTCTATTGCTAAAAATATTGATAAGAAATACAAGATTGATATTGTTATTATCTATGATGAATTATCTCAAAAAAGCATAAACACTCTTTTATCTCTTAAAAATGATACACTTTCGCTTAGATTATGTAAGTTTAAGGCTCAAGAGGATTTTTTTATACACGGTCATTTTAGCAAATTAAGTTATTATAGATTTTTTCTAGCATACATAATGCAAAATTATCAAAAAGTCATCTATTTAGATTCTGATATTATTGCAAATTTTGATATATCCAAATTATATGAGAAGGTTAATTTTGATGGCGAGTTAGTAGCTGCTGCTAAGGCTCTTGGTGTTATATATCGCTATGATATAAATCCATTTTTAAAAGAATTAAATTGTTCTTTACAAGATTACTGGGATAAAATTCTAAAAATATCAAATTTTGAAAATTATTTTAATGCTGGTGTTTTGATTTTTAATATACCTCAAATTTTAAAAGAAGACACTGTAACAAAATTTTTACAAGCAACAAAACTTATCAAAAGTCCACTTGGAGTAGATCAGGATATTTTAAATAGTGTATTAGATGAAAGAGTTAAATTTATAGGAAATGAGTTTAATTTTACACGAGAACCGCTTAGTATAGAATTGGACTTAGAAAATCACTTAAGTCAGAAACTTTTTAATCAATATATTTATGCAAAAAATAATTTCAAACTTATTCATTATGCAGACAAATTAAAACCCTGGCATTTTCCATCCTTGCCAAATGCAGATTTATGGTGGAATTATGCTAAAAATGATGATAATTATGAAAAGCTACTTTACGAGATGATGATTAAAAATCCTCATTACACTCAAATTCCACAGCAATGCTTAAGGGAAAAAGATGAGCTAAATTTAACTCTTAAAAAAGGCAGTAGAAATATAAATGTAGTTTATATTTGCGATGTAAATTCTATAAAAAAATGTGCAGTTTCTATGCTATCTGTCCTGCTTAATAAGGATGAAAAAGACTTTATAAGCTTTTATTTTATATATGATGAAAGTTTTTGCGAGTATGATCTAAAAATTTTAGATTTTTTAAATACAAACTCATCTAGCATTTCCTTTATAGAGGTTTCATCTTGTGATTTTTCTAGCTATAAAAACACAACACAAAGAAAGGAAATGCCTTTAAATGCGTATTATAGACTGCACATACCTTGGCTTATAGATGATGAAAAGGCTATATACATAGACTATGATACTGTTGTTTTGCAGAGTTTGTGGGAATTATTTGATTTAGATATAAAAGATTATTATTTAGCTGCAGTAGATGATGCTTGGAAATATGGCAGATATAGACAGATGTGCCATATACAAAGCGAGTCAAGGCATTATAATTCTGGCATAATGCTAATAAATTGCTTTAAATGGAAAAGAGAAAGGATAAAAGATAAATTCTATGAGTTTGCAAAAAATCACAACGAAGTCTTTGTTCTAGCCGATCAGTTTTTAATCAATACTATATTAAATAAGAATATATATTATCTTGACTTATCTTGGAATTTGCAACTTGCTAGGAAAGAATTTAATGAAAGATTAGAATTTGATGATCTCAATGAGCTTGAGAGGGCTACAAAAAATCCTAAAATAGTTCATTATAACTTTGGAAAGCCTTGGCAATTAAATGTATGTTTTAATCCTTTGATATCTTTGTGGTGGAAAACAGCAAGAAAACTACCATTTTATGAAGATGTGTTAAAAGATAGCATTTTAACTAGCATGCAAAGACCGATTGATATAAATAAAGGAAATGGTGGAATTAGTGCGGTAGCTAGAGTGAAAAATCAGCTTTCTTACAGGATAGGAAAACTCTTAATAGAAGCTTATAAAAGTCCTCTTAAGATTTTAAGCCTCGCATTTGAGTTTAAAAAAGCTTTAAAAGAATTTAGACAGTATCAAAAAGAGCATAAGTACTTTTTACCTTTAAGTGCTTATTCTGATTATAACGAAGGTTTAAAGGTTCAAAAACATCTTTCTTATAGGATAGGCAAGGTTTTAGTTGTAGATTTTAAAAAACATAAAAATCCTTTAAAACTAATCTCGTCTATAAAAAAAGAGGCAAGGGAATTTAAAAAAGAAAATAAGGCAAAGAATTCTCAAGTTTGCTTAAAAAACACAACAAAAGATACAAATTCAGCAAAAACAAAGTCTGTCAATGCTAACAAAAGACTTGCAAATTTAGAAGATGATGAGAATTTTTGCATACAAAGACACAAGGAGATTTTTAAATATACTCCAAATTTTAAGATAGCAAGAACCTTTAATGAAAAGATTATAGCCAGAATGCTTTATGACAGATCTAGCATTTATACAGTTTTAGCAGACAAGCTAAAGGTAAGGCTTTTTGTGAACGCTAGACTTGAGAAAAATTTTTCTTTTAAAGAATTTTTCCAAGAGGGTTCTTTTATATTTAAGCCTATAGATGAGCTAAAAGAGAAGCTATTTTTAAGCAATAAATGTCCTCATTTGCCAAGATTATACGCTATTTATAAAAATGTTTATGATATAGATTTTAGCGAGTTGCCAAACAGCTTTGTGCTAAAGACCAATCACGACAGCGGAGGAGTTGTGGTTGTTGAGGATAAAAAGAAATTTTTAAGATCAGCTAGTGAATTTTCCTCTGCCATGCAAAAACTTAAAAGACATTTGCAAAGAAATTATTATGATGTGTTTAGAGAGTGGCAATACCTCGATATAGAACCTTTTGTATTTGCCGAAGAGCTGCTTTTAGGAGAAAATCAAAAACCGGCAGATACCTATAAATTTCACATCTTTGATAAGGAAAATATAAAAAATAACTATATACAAGTAACTACAGACCGCTTTGATGACTATCAAAGGGCTATGCTTGATTATTCTTTTAAGCTAGCTGATTTTGGGATAAATTATGATAACTCTAAGGTCAAAAAGATGCCTAAAAAACCAAAACTCTTAGATGAGATGTTTGAGTTTTGCTTCAAGCTAGCTTATGACTTTGACTATGTTAGAGTTGATTTGTATACCTTAGAGGATAAAATTTACTTTGGCGAGCTTACCTTTACTCCTGGGGCAGCAGGAGAGCACATAATACCAAAAGAATGGGATAAAAAGCTCGGCGACTTATGGAAAGTAAAAAGGCTAAGTGATGAGAGCTAATAAAAATATACAGCTCTTAAAGCCCTATGTTTCCATACCACATAAGGTTTGGAATTTAGAAGATACGGAAAATGCTTTGAAGCTGGATTGGAATGAAGCTACTGTGCCTCCATCTGCTTTAGTCTTTGAAAAAGTTAATGAATTTTTACAAAACTCACAGGTAAATTGGTATCCAAATACGAAAAATACCAAGCTTTTAAAAGCGCTGGCTGCCTATACAAAGCAAAGCGATGATTGTGTTGAAATTTTTGCAGGCTCTGATGCAGCACACGAACTTATCATAGATGTATTTTTAGATAAAGATGAGATTATAGGTATAGTAGCTCCTACTTATGATAATTTTAGAGCACGAGCAAATGGTGTTGGTATAAAAACACTAAATTTTTTACTTGATGAAAATTTTAATATAGATTTTTCTGCCTTAAGTGAGTTTATTTTAAAACATAAAATAAAACTTTTATATATTTGCAATCCAAACAACCCCACAGGAGTGCTATACGACAAAGAAAAATTAAAAAATTTAATTTTAAGTCATATGGATACTATGTTTTTAGTTGATGAGGCTTATTATGAATTTGCCAATGAAAGTCTTTGCGAGCTTTGTAAATCTTGCAAGAACTTAATAATCACAAGAACCTTTTCAAAAGCATTTGCTCTTGCTAGCTTTAGGATAGGCTATATAGTGTCTCATAGCGAGAATATAGAATATATCAACAAACTTAGAAATCCTAAAAGCGTTTCAGCTCTTTCTCAAGTAGCTGCCTTAGCTGCTTTAAAGGACTTAGATTATATGAGGGCTTATGTAATAGAAGTGAGTTGTGCTAGAGATGAGTTTCTAAATTTTATTTTTTCTCGCAGCAAGCAAGAAGGTTTATACAAGTCTTATGCTAACTTTGTATTAATAAGGGCTGAAAATATCGCGGAGCTTGTTAAATTCTTACAAGATAGTCACATCTACATAAGAGATTACACTCATATTATACAAAATGCAGCAAGGGTTAGTATAGGCACAAGGGAACAAATGCAAAAACTTATTCTTGAGATAGAGGATTTTATAAGGCTAAATGGGGCTTCAAGTGAAATATTTTATCTTTAAAACGAGGAGGTTTAATGTCTAAAAAAATATTAGCTTTATTTGATTTTTGTGAAACTTTAATAAATTTTCAAAGCCTTGATAGATACTTGCAACTAGCTGCTTTGGAAAATGTGCATTGCAATGAAGCTGAAAATATAGCTAGAAGGCAAAGTTTTGCAAATGCAAATATGCCTTATCCTAGATACGAAGCTCTTATAGATTTTGATATACAAAAAGCCACAAGCTTGGCAAAGAACTTTGTATTTGGCGATATACTAGCAGGAATTAATCAAAGAGTGCTTGATAAGCTATTTTTTCATCAAGATAGAGGCGATGAGATAGTTATAGTTTCTGGCGGACTTAGTATCTACATAAATGAATTTGCAAAAATTTATGGAGTAACAAATATCGTAGCTGTAGATCTAGAAGTAGTTTCTAATAAACTAACAGGAAATATAGACGGCATCCACACCATGCAGGAAAGAAAGCTTTATAAATTAGCTCAAACTTTTGATTTAAATGAATATGACTTGAAAGATTCTTATGTCTATAGTGATTGTGTCAGCGATATACCGCTCTTATCTTTAGTCGGAAATGCAAGAGTTGTCAGTTGTGGCAAAGATTTGAAATGGGCTAAAATCTTGAGATTTGAGATACTATGAAAGAGATAGAAAATTTTTTAAATTCTTTCGATAGTGCTTGGAGTAATAAATTTCAAGTGCAAGATTATGATTTTACCAAGTATGATAACGAAATTTCTTTTATAATGAAAATGCAAAAAGAAAATAATTATCAAACTTTGATTGATTTTTTAAATGATAAGTTAGAACATAGAAATTTTGAGATAAAGCATCCATTTGATGATAATATAAAGCTTATAGCCGTCTATAGTATATATAATGATTTTTTATCAAACTTAGTGTTTTTTATAGATAAAGATAATAAGCATCCGTTGCTATTTGTCCAATTTTCTCATTTTCTAAACTGCATTTTGATAAGGGATAAATTCTTAAGGATTATGGAACCTTGGGGTGATAATGCCACTTTGAGTACTATTAGTTCATCTTTAACATATATTCAAAAAGTTAAAAAAGAAGACCTTTTGTTTAAGAATAAAAACTTTGGATTTACCTTGAAACATACAAGACCGGTACATTTCTTTCTGGATGTATTTCCTGCTATATATAAACTCAATATAAAAAGTATAGACGCTGAAAAATCTTTTTTTACACCAAAGCATATAAAAAACAAAAAAGCAGATGTTTGTTTTTACCCTACTACGACCAGCATAAGAAAGCCTGATTTAGTTGAAGAAGCTATGAAAAATATATTAAAAGAGGCTTTAGAAGATAACACAAGGCTAGATAGAATTGATGATTATCATTTGATTTTATTTTTAAATTTACCCACCGAAAAAAGATTTTGGTTGGAGCAGTTAAAAGGCATAGCTTTGGTGCTTAAAAATTTGAACATATATTTTAATAAAATTAAAATATATGTAGATGGATTAACAGTCTATGATAGAGAAAATAAAAAATTTGCCGAAAACGACAAATTATTGAACGATATTATAAATGAAACTAATAAAGTATTTTTCAATGAGGGGGGAGGGGTTAGAAAATTCAAAATGCCTTATATGTGACATTGATAAAGAAAACTTAAACACACAGTCAAAATACGATAAAATCATAGCTTTTAAATCTTTAAATGGATATGATTATAGAAGTAAAATCCCACTTTGTGCCAAATCAGACATAGCTATCAATCCAATCGGCACAGGCTCTTTGCTACTGGTATTTATATGTAAGGTACCATTTGTAGGTTTTGATGCACCTAGGATTTTAAATTTTTATTATAATTTTAGAAAAAGTAAACATAGAGTTGCCTATGAAAAATTTGTTTGTTTAAATGATGATAATTCAAGTATTTATTTTGCTTGTTACCACATCCCACCCCAACATATCTACAACCTAGCAGCAGAGGTATTAGAAGAGCTAAGCAAAGAGGGAAAATTAAAGATAAAAAACTTAAAAATGCACAGACTCTTTGTTCCAGATGTAGAGCTTGTAAAAAGGCAAGTATGATTTAGCAAAAGCTTTAGCTTGTGATTTACCCTTACTTGATGAAAACAACATAGAGTATTTTAAAAAGATAGGAGAGTATTTTTTAAATAAAGAAAACGAAGTAGAAAATAAAAATAAAGAATTACAAACTTTAAAAACTCAAATTCAAAACCTAAATTCAAATATCTTATCTTTACAAAACGAAAACAAATCCCTAAAAGAAAACTTACTTTCACCACAAGATAAGAAACAAAGCTTAAAGCTTAGTCTCTTAGAAGAAAAGGTAAAGACAAAGGTGCTTAAAAATAAAATTCTAGAAACAGATTTAGAACTTAGGTCTAAAGATATATATGAAAATGATGCTTTAAAGGAAAATATAAAAAGATTAGAACAAGATTTAATATATATAAAACACTCTAGCCTTAATATCTACACTAGTGCAAAGCTTAGAGTACAAAACCATCTAGCTTATAAACTTGGACAGGCTTTAATACTAAATTCAAAGTCTTTCTTAGGATATATTAGACTTCCTTATGTCTTATCTTATATAAAAGAAAAGCATAAAGCTGAGCAAAAAAGCTTATAATGAAAAGATATTTACAAATCCTTCTTTAAAACTTCCTCCTTTAGAAAACTACCCAGACTATGAAGCTGCCTTAAAAGAAAAGGAATGCCTTACTTATAAACTTGGACTTGCACTTATTAAAGCTGATAAGACTTGGTATAAGGGTGGCTATGTGAGGTTTTGTTTTGAGGTGAGGAGATTAAAAAAGGAATTTAAAAGGAAAAGAAATGAAAAGAAAAACTATGTTTATTAGACTTTATGAGAATTTGAGAGTTTTTAAATATAGAAAGAAAGAAATAAATATGAGAGAAAGTATAAATCACACAAGTTTGGATTGTTTTTATGAGAGTTTATAAAAGATGTGGCTTGTGTTTATGAGGATGGATATTAAAAACATTTTAAATTGTTTTTTGGATGTGTGCAAAAGATAAATATAAAAAATGAAAGGAAGGGTATGAAAAATAAGATTACTTGTATTATCCCT includes:
- a CDS encoding pyridoxal phosphate-dependent aminotransferase; translation: MRANKNIQLLKPYVSIPHKVWNLEDTENALKLDWNEATVPPSALVFEKVNEFLQNSQVNWYPNTKNTKLLKALAAYTKQSDDCVEIFAGSDAAHELIIDVFLDKDEIIGIVAPTYDNFRARANGVGIKTLNFLLDENFNIDFSALSEFILKHKIKLLYICNPNNPTGVLYDKEKLKNLILSHMDTMFLVDEAYYEFANESLCELCKSCKNLIITRTFSKAFALASFRIGYIVSHSENIEYINKLRNPKSVSALSQVAALAALKDLDYMRAYVIEVSCARDEFLNFIFSRSKQEGLYKSYANFVLIRAENIAELVKFLQDSHIYIRDYTHIIQNAARVSIGTREQMQKLILEIEDFIRLNGASSEIFYL
- a CDS encoding HAD-IB family hydrolase — encoded protein: MSKKILALFDFCETLINFQSLDRYLQLAALENVHCNEAENIARRQSFANANMPYPRYEALIDFDIQKATSLAKNFVFGDILAGINQRVLDKLFFHQDRGDEIVIVSGGLSIYINEFAKIYGVTNIVAVDLEVVSNKLTGNIDGIHTMQERKLYKLAQTFDLNEYDLKDSYVYSDCVSDIPLLSLVGNARVVSCGKDLKWAKILRFEIL